One Sediminicola sp. YIK13 DNA segment encodes these proteins:
- a CDS encoding coiled-coil domain-containing protein, with protein sequence MKNLFMGYFMLTLMGIGSLSAQTIEPQNGTITYDKILRPCILVSLDPKPDELKEAWRDYLDDAYDFKLKGIGFLQNKDLLSAEEVDIKKISPNKINFYTNIEENELGSEMKVFASIGEDTFISQDKTKKEYKALYGIVENFLKTYLPIYYKEMLEDTTKNFEDLTEDVADLNEEIVDDTEKIEELKKEIEDLNDKIENDRETLEITKKTLTTTEKKLERIKAQSLIYNQ encoded by the coding sequence TTGAAAAACTTATTCATGGGCTATTTTATGCTAACCCTAATGGGGATTGGCAGCTTAAGTGCACAAACCATTGAACCCCAAAACGGAACAATAACATACGATAAAATTTTAAGGCCATGCATTTTGGTGAGTCTTGATCCTAAACCGGACGAACTTAAGGAAGCCTGGAGGGACTACCTTGATGATGCCTACGATTTTAAATTGAAAGGTATTGGATTTTTGCAGAACAAAGACTTATTGTCTGCAGAGGAGGTTGACATCAAAAAGATTTCCCCAAATAAAATAAATTTTTATACCAATATCGAAGAAAACGAACTTGGTTCTGAAATGAAGGTATTCGCCTCCATAGGAGAAGACACTTTTATAAGCCAGGACAAAACAAAAAAGGAGTATAAAGCGCTATATGGTATTGTTGAGAATTTCCTAAAAACATATCTTCCTATTTATTACAAAGAAATGCTGGAAGACACTACTAAAAATTTCGAGGATCTGACCGAAGATGTGGCCGACCTAAATGAGGAAATAGTGGATGATACTGAAAAAATAGAAGAATTAAAAAAAGAAATCGAGGATCTGAACGATAAAATAGAAAACGATCGGGAAACTCTCGAAATAACCAAGAAGACTCTTACGACTACCGAAAAAAAACTGGAAAGAATAAAAGCCCAATCATTGATCTATAACCAATAG
- a CDS encoding CDP-alcohol phosphatidyltransferase family protein produces the protein MSKLPKEYQFLDLSDYGRPAAIIIAKALQNTSFTPIHVTIGFIISGILAILCMYHQYFMATGFFLILKSILDAADGELARIKNKPSYTGRYLDSVSDIILNFFILLTLWHITEGALLYTFLAFAGLQLQGTLYNYYYVILRNQNNGDTTSRIFEDRVPVALKGEKQRDVNILFAIYKLCYGIFDKIIYRLDSSAPKGEHLPKWFMTAVSTFGLGFQLLIISVMLALGFTAYIIPFFMGYSLFILLFIGIRRYINQ, from the coding sequence ATGTCCAAACTACCCAAGGAATATCAATTTTTGGATCTGTCCGATTACGGAAGACCTGCAGCGATCATAATTGCCAAAGCCCTTCAAAACACATCCTTTACGCCCATACACGTTACCATTGGTTTTATAATCTCGGGGATACTTGCTATTTTATGCATGTATCATCAGTATTTTATGGCAACTGGGTTCTTTCTTATCCTTAAATCCATTTTGGATGCAGCAGATGGGGAACTGGCACGCATAAAAAATAAACCCTCCTACACGGGCCGTTATTTGGATTCTGTCTCCGATATCATCCTTAACTTTTTTATTTTACTGACCCTCTGGCACATAACCGAAGGAGCATTACTATACACTTTTTTAGCTTTCGCCGGACTACAATTACAAGGAACATTATACAATTATTACTATGTGATATTGAGAAACCAAAATAATGGGGATACTACCAGTCGTATTTTTGAGGATAGGGTTCCTGTTGCGCTAAAAGGTGAAAAACAACGTGATGTAAACATTCTTTTTGCCATCTATAAATTGTGCTATGGGATTTTTGATAAGATCATATATAGATTGGATAGCTCTGCTCCCAAAGGCGAGCACCTTCCAAAATGGTTCATGACCGCAGTCTCTACTTTTGGCTTAGGGTTTCAATTATTGATCATCAGTGTAATGCTGGCCCTTGGTTTTACTGCCTATATCATTCCTTTCTTTATGGGTTATTCCCTATTCATCCTTTTATTTATTGGCATACGTCGATATATCAATCAATAG
- a CDS encoding amidohydrolase family protein, translating to MKLEKYILPILVYLLLTSCKNKQVETYDLVILNGQTIDLATGKIALQNLYIRDGKFVKIETSGNSDPYKADETIDATGTYILPGFWDNHAHFRGGDSLILENKNLLPLFLANGITTVRDAGGDLTSSVMQWKKEIAAGTLDGPTIYTSGPKIDGPDGTWAGSLEVKTDEDISKALDSLQALKTDFVKLYDSRISGDAYLKTLKETDKRGLITSGHMPFTVTLEETVDAGIDAIEHLYYIMKGCSAVEAEVTQMLINKEIGFWQAMPLLLEGYQNSTAKATFALLKNKNVFVVPTLHIGETLSYLDEVDHRNDPYLKYMGKGIIKTYQGRINGALNASEKARKDRKELDHFFGTLTKSLNDAGVKLLAGSDSGAFNSYTYPGISLHKELEAMVQAGMTPLEALKTSAYHGAQYLKKDQLSGSIEIGKQADVVLLEANPLEDIRNTQKIYTVIQNSKVYSKDQLKAMLEGVTR from the coding sequence ATGAAACTTGAAAAATATATTCTCCCGATCCTAGTATACCTTCTATTGACCAGTTGCAAAAATAAGCAGGTGGAAACCTATGACCTTGTCATACTCAATGGGCAAACAATTGATCTGGCAACAGGAAAAATAGCACTTCAGAATCTCTACATCAGAGATGGAAAATTTGTTAAGATTGAAACCTCGGGAAATTCGGACCCTTATAAAGCGGACGAGACTATAGATGCTACCGGCACTTATATACTCCCAGGCTTTTGGGATAACCATGCCCATTTTAGGGGTGGTGACAGCCTCATTTTAGAAAATAAAAATCTATTGCCATTATTTCTTGCCAATGGTATTACCACTGTGCGAGATGCTGGGGGTGATCTAACATCCAGTGTGATGCAGTGGAAAAAGGAAATTGCTGCCGGAACTTTGGACGGGCCCACAATTTATACTTCGGGACCAAAAATTGATGGTCCTGATGGCACATGGGCAGGCTCCTTAGAAGTGAAAACAGATGAAGATATTTCAAAAGCACTGGATTCCTTGCAAGCCTTAAAGACTGATTTCGTAAAATTATACGACAGTCGCATTTCTGGTGATGCCTACCTCAAAACCCTTAAAGAAACAGATAAAAGAGGTCTTATTACCTCGGGACATATGCCATTTACCGTAACCCTGGAGGAAACAGTAGATGCAGGCATAGATGCGATTGAGCATCTTTATTACATCATGAAGGGCTGTTCGGCAGTGGAGGCCGAGGTCACCCAAATGCTGATAAATAAGGAAATTGGCTTTTGGCAAGCCATGCCCCTACTACTGGAAGGATATCAGAACAGTACTGCAAAAGCAACCTTTGCCTTATTAAAAAATAAAAATGTTTTTGTGGTACCCACACTCCATATCGGAGAAACACTGAGCTATTTGGATGAAGTTGATCACAGAAATGACCCGTACTTAAAATACATGGGAAAGGGTATTATAAAAACCTATCAAGGAAGGATCAACGGTGCTTTAAATGCTTCTGAAAAAGCAAGAAAGGATAGAAAAGAGCTGGATCATTTTTTTGGCACTTTGACAAAATCATTAAATGACGCTGGTGTAAAACTGTTGGCTGGTTCAGACAGCGGTGCCTTTAATTCCTATACCTATCCAGGGATCTCCTTGCACAAGGAATTGGAGGCCATGGTCCAAGCGGGCATGACCCCGTTGGAAGCACTGAAAACTTCAGCATATCATGGAGCACAATACCTAAAAAAAGATCAATTGTCAGGTTCAATTGAAATAGGAAAGCAGGCCGATGTAGTGTTATTGGAGGCCAATCCGCTAGAAGACATTAGAAACACTCAAAAAATTTATACGGTCATCCAAAATTCAAAGGTTTATAGTAAAGACCAATTAAAAGCTATGCTCGAAGGGGTAACAAGGTAA
- a CDS encoding metal-dependent hydrolase family protein: MKITITFIAILTTSLTCAQTLLRPDRVFDGKAVHDNWVVLVEGTTIAFAGMEGDLKPLSYTAEINLTGMTLMPGLIEGHSHLLLHPYNETSWNDQVLKESPVERAIRGTVHAKNSLMAGITTMRDLGAEGAGYSDVYLKKTIEEGIINGPRLLVAGPAIVATGAYGPKGFHDGVHVPLGAEEASGKEEVIRTVRRQMGNGADFIKIYADYRWGKGEPSQPTFSLEEIESMVATATSAGRYVVAHAGTPEGMRRAILGGVETIEHGDGGTLEIFKLMKEKAVALCPTLAAGDAIEQYNGWDKATGKEPARITAKKESFKLALQAGVDIVFGGDVGVFTHGENTRELELMVAYGMTPLASLRAATSGNARIFHLNNLGEVKKGSLADIIAIEGNPLIDISKMKDVKFVMKDGTIYKNVAWPEQ; this comes from the coding sequence ATGAAAATCACCATCACATTTATTGCTATTTTAACCACTTCTTTAACTTGTGCACAAACCCTGTTACGACCAGACAGGGTATTTGATGGGAAGGCGGTCCATGATAATTGGGTTGTTCTGGTGGAGGGTACTACCATTGCTTTCGCAGGTATGGAAGGAGATTTAAAACCTCTGTCTTATACCGCCGAAATAAATCTAACAGGAATGACCTTAATGCCTGGACTAATAGAAGGTCATTCGCACCTGTTGCTTCATCCTTATAACGAAACCTCATGGAACGATCAAGTATTGAAGGAATCTCCAGTTGAACGAGCCATAAGAGGTACTGTACATGCCAAAAATTCACTTATGGCAGGGATCACCACCATGCGCGATTTGGGGGCCGAGGGTGCTGGCTATAGTGATGTTTATCTTAAAAAGACTATTGAGGAAGGCATCATAAACGGCCCTCGCCTCTTGGTCGCAGGTCCGGCCATAGTAGCCACGGGAGCATACGGCCCAAAGGGCTTTCACGATGGGGTGCATGTTCCTCTTGGGGCCGAAGAAGCTAGCGGCAAGGAGGAGGTCATAAGAACCGTTCGCAGGCAGATGGGTAATGGGGCCGATTTTATTAAAATATATGCCGATTACCGTTGGGGCAAAGGGGAACCTTCCCAACCTACATTCTCCTTGGAGGAAATAGAGTCGATGGTAGCCACCGCAACCAGTGCCGGAAGGTATGTAGTAGCACATGCCGGAACACCAGAAGGGATGCGCAGAGCTATTTTAGGAGGTGTTGAAACCATAGAGCACGGTGATGGCGGTACCCTCGAAATTTTTAAATTGATGAAGGAAAAAGCGGTGGCCTTATGCCCTACCCTTGCAGCGGGTGATGCCATAGAGCAATATAACGGTTGGGACAAGGCAACAGGAAAGGAGCCTGCCCGAATTACAGCAAAAAAAGAATCCTTTAAACTGGCCTTACAAGCCGGGGTGGATATCGTATTTGGGGGTGATGTTGGAGTGTTCACCCATGGTGAAAACACACGGGAATTGGAGCTTATGGTGGCTTATGGGATGACTCCACTTGCATCCTTACGGGCCGCAACATCAGGTAATGCCCGTATTTTTCACCTAAACAATCTAGGCGAAGTTAAAAAGGGTTCGCTTGCCGACATTATTGCCATAGAGGGTAATCCACTGATTGATATTTCTAAAATGAAGGATGTTAAATTTGTAATGAAAGATGGGACCATCTATAAAAACGTAGCGTGGCCTGAACAATAA
- a CDS encoding WD40/YVTN/BNR-like repeat-containing protein, which produces MKKLLPLVMLFASLCLSAQQFTMDMVQDLKPRNIGPAGMSGRVTAIDAVHENPDVMFVGTASGGLWKSTSGGIKWEPVFNKEVTASIGAVAIQQSNPSVIWVGTGEGNPRNSLNGGYGVYKSLDGGKNWTSMGLEKTRHIHRIVIDPTDPNTVYVGAIGSPWGEHPERGVFKTTDGGATWEKILFVNNKTGVADLVMDPTNPNKLIAAMWEHKRDPWFFKSGGEGSGLHMTHDGGKTWKKLTEKEGLPKGELGRIGVAIARNKPNVVYALVEAKKNALYKSTDGGFKWEKINDKDDIGNRPFYYSEIYVDPQNENRIYSVFTYINVSEDGGKNFKELMPAYGVDNGVHPDHHAWWIHPENGNFMMDGNDGGMNITKDGGQSWRFIGNLPAAQFYHISTDNEFPYNVYGGMQDNGSWRGPAYVWKDQGIRNSYWQEIAFGDGFDVVPDKDDSQFGYAMSQQGYVSRYDWKTGNNYIVRPTPPDAETKLRFNWNSGIGQDPFDNSTVYFGSQFVHKSTDKGLTWSVISPDLTTNDPEKQKQSESGGLTMDATGAENHCTILVIEPSPVEKDMMWIGTDDGRVHYTQNGGSTWTEVTANIKGLPSGSWIPQIKASNKNKGEALLIANDYRRFNYTPYAYRTKNYGKTWERIVDQSDVKSYTLSIIEDSENPNLMFLGTDDGLYVSMDAGAKWQKWTEGFPTVSTKDLVIHPREQDLVIGTFGRAAWVLDDIRPLRAITSDKTILNKDISIFSPPTAYQAAYQQPTGSRFGADDLYNGENRKEGAMITYYLKEGKKADAKEDKKEDNDGEDSKEEEKKDVKTRDSIAFNFYDGDRLIRTLKYKTPEKAGFHRIYWRMDEKGPDRASRKVSKRKSEPSGVKVKPGTYKIVISYGEATDETMIEVKSDPRLNVSTASINEVYETAKKLEGYAQTAADAVKQLAESKAIAEQTQKDLKELDKEKYKVQIKASADIVKEIDTVMALYLGKVDKRQGITRNPEITVMQRIGVASGYVESRQTGVTTTEKQLVKYAEEELSKALEATNSFFDDKWKNYKVSIEQLDNSPFKETKKFMMN; this is translated from the coding sequence ATTAAAAAATTACTTCCTTTGGTGATGCTATTCGCATCACTGTGCTTATCTGCACAACAATTCACAATGGACATGGTCCAAGATTTGAAACCTAGAAACATAGGTCCGGCAGGAATGAGCGGGCGTGTGACAGCCATAGACGCTGTACATGAAAATCCTGATGTAATGTTCGTTGGAACGGCTTCAGGTGGCCTTTGGAAATCTACCTCCGGAGGCATCAAGTGGGAACCTGTTTTCAATAAAGAAGTAACAGCCTCCATCGGGGCGGTAGCCATCCAACAGTCCAACCCATCTGTTATCTGGGTAGGAACAGGGGAAGGAAACCCAAGAAATAGTTTAAATGGTGGCTATGGTGTTTACAAATCTTTGGACGGCGGTAAGAACTGGACCTCCATGGGATTGGAGAAAACAAGGCACATCCATAGAATAGTCATAGACCCAACAGATCCAAATACCGTTTATGTGGGCGCCATTGGGTCTCCTTGGGGCGAACACCCAGAAAGAGGGGTCTTCAAAACTACAGACGGAGGGGCTACCTGGGAGAAAATTCTTTTTGTCAATAATAAAACGGGGGTAGCCGATCTTGTAATGGATCCTACAAATCCCAATAAATTGATCGCTGCCATGTGGGAACATAAAAGAGACCCATGGTTCTTTAAGTCTGGTGGTGAGGGCAGTGGCTTGCATATGACACATGATGGAGGAAAAACATGGAAAAAACTGACTGAAAAAGAAGGGTTGCCAAAAGGAGAATTGGGTAGAATTGGAGTTGCAATTGCAAGAAACAAACCCAATGTGGTCTATGCCTTGGTCGAGGCCAAAAAAAATGCCCTTTACAAATCCACGGATGGAGGGTTTAAATGGGAAAAAATTAATGACAAGGATGATATAGGCAATAGGCCATTTTATTACTCAGAAATATATGTAGATCCACAAAATGAAAATAGGATATACTCTGTCTTTACTTACATCAATGTATCAGAGGATGGAGGAAAGAATTTCAAGGAATTAATGCCTGCTTATGGTGTGGACAATGGGGTTCACCCAGATCACCATGCATGGTGGATACACCCAGAGAATGGTAATTTTATGATGGATGGTAACGATGGTGGAATGAATATTACCAAAGATGGCGGCCAATCATGGCGTTTTATTGGTAACCTTCCGGCAGCCCAATTTTATCATATTAGTACAGACAATGAGTTCCCTTACAATGTATATGGCGGGATGCAGGACAATGGATCCTGGAGAGGACCAGCTTATGTTTGGAAAGACCAGGGGATCCGCAATAGTTATTGGCAGGAGATCGCTTTTGGTGATGGCTTTGATGTGGTTCCAGACAAGGATGATTCCCAATTTGGTTATGCCATGAGTCAACAGGGATATGTTTCCCGCTATGATTGGAAAACAGGGAACAACTACATTGTAAGACCTACCCCTCCGGATGCGGAAACAAAACTTCGCTTCAACTGGAATTCTGGCATTGGTCAAGATCCTTTTGACAACAGCACTGTATATTTCGGTAGCCAATTTGTACACAAAAGCACGGATAAAGGTCTGACATGGTCCGTTATTTCCCCAGATTTGACCACCAATGACCCTGAAAAACAAAAACAAAGTGAAAGTGGAGGATTGACCATGGATGCTACAGGGGCAGAAAACCATTGTACTATTTTAGTAATAGAACCATCACCTGTAGAAAAAGACATGATGTGGATCGGTACAGATGATGGACGCGTTCACTACACTCAAAACGGGGGTTCCACTTGGACAGAGGTAACAGCAAATATTAAAGGTCTTCCCAGTGGTAGTTGGATTCCGCAAATAAAGGCATCCAACAAAAATAAGGGAGAAGCACTTTTAATCGCCAACGATTACCGAAGATTCAATTATACTCCTTATGCCTACAGAACAAAGAACTATGGTAAAACATGGGAACGCATTGTAGATCAATCCGATGTGAAAAGCTATACCCTATCCATTATTGAAGATTCTGAAAACCCTAACCTCATGTTTTTGGGTACGGACGATGGATTATATGTTTCGATGGATGCAGGTGCAAAATGGCAGAAATGGACCGAAGGGTTTCCGACTGTCTCCACCAAAGATTTGGTGATTCATCCAAGGGAACAGGATTTGGTGATTGGAACTTTTGGAAGGGCCGCATGGGTATTGGATGACATACGCCCATTACGTGCCATAACCTCTGACAAAACCATTTTAAACAAGGATATTTCAATCTTCTCACCTCCTACAGCCTATCAGGCGGCATACCAGCAGCCCACTGGCAGCAGGTTTGGTGCCGATGATTTATATAATGGTGAGAATAGAAAAGAAGGAGCTATGATCACCTATTACTTGAAAGAAGGTAAAAAAGCTGATGCCAAAGAGGATAAAAAAGAAGATAATGATGGAGAGGATTCCAAGGAGGAAGAAAAAAAGGATGTAAAAACCAGAGACTCCATTGCCTTCAACTTTTATGACGGTGACCGCTTGATCAGAACCTTAAAATATAAAACCCCAGAAAAGGCCGGATTCCATAGAATCTATTGGAGAATGGATGAAAAAGGTCCGGACAGGGCTTCTAGAAAAGTAAGTAAAAGAAAAAGCGAGCCTAGTGGTGTTAAGGTAAAACCAGGTACCTATAAAATAGTAATATCCTATGGGGAAGCCACGGACGAAACCATGATAGAAGTAAAATCCGACCCAAGGTTAAACGTTTCCACTGCATCCATCAATGAAGTATATGAAACCGCAAAGAAGCTGGAGGGTTATGCACAGACCGCTGCAGATGCCGTAAAACAACTGGCAGAAAGTAAGGCCATAGCTGAACAGACCCAAAAGGATTTAAAGGAGCTGGACAAAGAGAAGTACAAGGTCCAGATCAAGGCCTCGGCGGACATAGTGAAGGAAATTGACACGGTTATGGCCCTTTATCTTGGAAAAGTTGACAAGCGCCAAGGAATCACCAGAAATCCTGAAATTACAGTGATGCAACGTATTGGAGTGGCCAGTGGTTATGTAGAAAGCAGACAAACAGGGGTTACTACCACGGAAAAACAATTGGTGAAATATGCCGAAGAGGAGCTTTCAAAGGCCTTGGAAGCTACCAACTCCTTTTTTGATGATAAATGGAAGAACTATAAGGTATCCATTGAGCAATTGGATAATTCTCCTTTTAAGGAAACCAAAAAATTCATGATGAACTAA
- a CDS encoding S9 family peptidase produces the protein MKKIITLLSIALIWGCKEKKESSTPSIADNLKTYTIEQMMDNESINGGSFSPDQSKLLVSSNRSGIYNMYTVSVEGGDLMPVSASDSSSVFAISYFPKDERMLFNMDNNGDEIDHIYIRNTDGTHRDLTPDTGARASFYGWTKDKKSFLYTSNKRDKRYTDLYEMDLETFTPTLLYKNEGGYYIGPISDDKNFVTLIKPINTNDSDLFLYNRKDKSMTKINQNQSANSGEDFSPDGTSLYYTTDDGAEFAYLMKYNIVDKTHEKVMERKWDIVGSYFTENGKYQVTYINEDAKNAIEVMEVATGKNIQLPTFDGMDINNVLFSDDEKLMRFYAGGSHTPSNLYVYNLETKKQVQLTDVLNKEIQGQDLVNAEVIRYASFDGVEIPAIYYKPHQATADNKAPALVWVHGGPGGQSRQNFSSFIQYLVNHGYAVLAVNNRGSSGYGKTFYQMDDLNHGDKDLKDCVEGKNWLAKQPEIDASKIGIIGGSYGGYMTMAALTYTPEEFAVGVNLFGVTNWIRTLRSIPSWWEAQKEALYKELGDPNSADSVRLRQISPLFHTDKVTKPLIVLQGSKDPRVLQVESDEIVAGVKKNGVPVEYVLFEDEGHGFVKKENQITAYGKVLEFLDVYLKKEKTEPIQDGAKIEMKSDN, from the coding sequence ATGAAAAAAATCATCACCCTTTTATCCATAGCCCTTATTTGGGGGTGTAAGGAGAAAAAAGAAAGTTCCACACCCAGTATTGCGGATAATCTTAAAACGTATACCATAGAACAGATGATGGACAACGAGTCCATCAACGGGGGTAGTTTTTCCCCTGACCAATCCAAATTATTGGTTTCCAGTAATCGTTCTGGAATATATAATATGTATACTGTTTCGGTTGAAGGGGGTGATTTAATGCCCGTTTCCGCTTCGGATAGTTCCTCGGTTTTTGCCATTTCCTATTTTCCAAAAGATGAGCGTATGCTCTTCAATATGGATAACAACGGAGATGAGATAGACCATATCTATATAAGAAATACAGATGGCACCCACAGAGACCTTACCCCAGATACCGGGGCAAGGGCTTCATTTTATGGGTGGACAAAGGACAAAAAAAGCTTTTTATATACCTCCAATAAACGTGACAAAAGGTATACTGATCTATATGAAATGGATTTGGAGACCTTCACTCCTACTCTTTTGTACAAGAATGAAGGAGGCTATTATATTGGTCCAATTTCTGATGACAAGAACTTTGTGACGTTGATAAAACCAATCAACACCAACGACTCGGATTTGTTTCTTTACAATCGAAAAGACAAATCCATGACCAAAATAAACCAGAACCAAAGTGCCAACAGCGGGGAAGATTTTTCCCCCGATGGTACCTCCCTATATTATACTACAGATGATGGGGCTGAATTTGCCTACCTGATGAAATATAATATTGTTGACAAGACGCATGAAAAGGTCATGGAGCGTAAATGGGATATTGTAGGCAGTTATTTTACCGAAAATGGCAAGTATCAGGTAACTTATATTAATGAAGATGCAAAGAATGCTATTGAAGTCATGGAGGTGGCCACTGGCAAAAATATTCAATTGCCCACATTTGACGGTATGGATATTAACAATGTTCTTTTTTCAGATGATGAAAAATTGATGCGTTTCTATGCGGGCGGATCACATACTCCCTCTAACCTATATGTCTATAATTTGGAGACCAAAAAACAGGTTCAACTTACCGATGTTCTGAATAAGGAAATTCAAGGTCAGGATCTGGTTAACGCAGAAGTTATACGGTATGCGTCTTTTGATGGTGTGGAAATACCCGCAATTTATTACAAGCCACATCAAGCCACGGCAGATAATAAGGCGCCTGCCTTAGTGTGGGTACATGGGGGCCCGGGAGGCCAATCGAGACAAAACTTTAGTTCCTTTATCCAATACCTTGTCAACCATGGCTACGCTGTTCTTGCGGTAAACAATAGGGGCAGTAGTGGTTACGGCAAGACCTTTTATCAAATGGACGATCTTAATCATGGAGATAAGGACTTAAAGGATTGTGTGGAAGGAAAAAATTGGCTTGCCAAACAACCTGAAATCGATGCTTCCAAAATTGGGATCATCGGTGGTTCCTACGGTGGGTATATGACGATGGCCGCATTGACCTATACCCCTGAGGAGTTTGCCGTTGGGGTAAACTTATTTGGTGTCACCAACTGGATAAGGACCCTGAGAAGTATTCCTTCCTGGTGGGAGGCCCAAAAAGAAGCACTTTACAAGGAATTGGGTGATCCCAATAGTGCAGATTCAGTACGTTTACGACAGATATCCCCTCTTTTCCATACAGATAAGGTTACCAAACCACTAATTGTACTGCAAGGTTCCAAAGATCCTCGCGTACTGCAAGTAGAGTCCGATGAGATCGTTGCTGGTGTAAAAAAGAACGGTGTGCCAGTGGAATATGTGTTATTTGAAGATGAGGGTCATGGGTTTGTGAAAAAAGAAAATCAGATCACAGCTTATGGAAAAGTACTGGAGTTCTTGGATGTTTATTTGAAAAAGGAAAAAACTGAACCTATTCAAGATGGCGCCAAGATTGAAATGAAATCAGACAATTAA
- a CDS encoding DUF2490 domain-containing protein has translation MKKIITLLTLMLTIGMSAQETGEDTFGAWYMYFGTNKISDKFSVHTEAQFRYYETTGNFNQLLLRTGLNYHINENAIATLGYGYIDTDPTFEEIPLQDASFAGNEILEHRIFQQLILKNKLWEFLIEHRYRLEQRFIDNTSFRNNGKDTQHRARYRIQATLPLTDIFFLNFYDEIFINLQDNAFGQNRLYAALGIHITQNSSMQLGYLKNHFNSGNFDRIQIGVFFNPDLRKKQQ, from the coding sequence ATGAAGAAAATCATTACACTTCTTACGCTAATGCTAACTATTGGCATGAGCGCCCAGGAAACAGGAGAAGATACATTTGGGGCATGGTATATGTATTTTGGAACCAATAAAATTTCTGACAAGTTCAGTGTCCACACAGAAGCCCAATTTAGATACTATGAAACTACCGGCAACTTTAATCAATTACTCTTGCGAACTGGACTCAACTATCATATAAATGAAAATGCCATCGCAACATTGGGATATGGTTATATAGATACGGATCCCACATTTGAAGAAATACCATTACAAGATGCATCCTTCGCCGGGAATGAAATTTTGGAACATCGAATTTTTCAACAATTGATTCTAAAGAACAAGTTATGGGAGTTTCTTATTGAACACAGGTACCGCCTGGAGCAACGCTTTATAGACAATACGTCGTTTAGAAACAATGGAAAAGACACCCAACACCGTGCCCGTTATCGCATTCAGGCCACCTTACCCTTGACAGACATATTTTTTCTGAATTTTTATGATGAGATTTTTATCAATCTTCAGGACAATGCCTTTGGTCAAAACAGACTATATGCAGCACTTGGAATTCACATTACCCAGAACAGCAGTATGCAATTGGGCTATCTGAAAAATCACTTTAACTCGGGGAATTTTGATAGGATACAGATAGGTGTGTTCTTTAATCCCGACCTAAGAAAAAAGCAACAGTAG